One genomic window of Gossypium hirsutum isolate 1008001.06 chromosome D11, Gossypium_hirsutum_v2.1, whole genome shotgun sequence includes the following:
- the LOC107913350 gene encoding protein CROWDED NUCLEI 4, with the protein MASPITPGSGRALSIMPGSRVVKSPLSDETIWKRLKEAGFDEESIKKRDKAALIAYIAKLEAELFEHQHHMGLLILERKELASKYEQIKASAEASEIMQKRDQAAHASALAEAKKREDGLKKSLGVEKECIASIEKALHEMRAESAETKVAAESRLAEARIMIEDAQKKFAEAEVKFHAAKSLQTEASLFQRTAERKLQEVEAREEDLSRRIVLFKNDCDTKEKEITLERQSLSERQKIIQQEHERLLDGQASLNQREEYIFSRSQELNQLEKELEASRVDIEREHKALKDEKSKLELTLASLSKREEAITEREVLLSKKEQQLLVSQEKLANKESDEIRKAIASHETVLRTKKSEFEAELEIKRKMAEDGIEMKRRAWELKEMDINQREDLIREREHDFDVRSRILAEKEKDVTEKSNLIEEREKSLSGFEKELELNKVLLEKEKEEIKKMKLELQKSLSSLEDKRNQVDCAKEKLLAMRSETHELSNLESKLKEELDLVRAQKLELMANADRLQVEKAKFETEWELIDEKREELKKEAMRVHEEREAVLKFLKDERDSLRRERDVMREKHNKDVESLNREREDFLNKMVSEHSDWFNRIQQERAELLLGIETQKRELENFIEKRREELESSLKEREEAFEREKRTQFQHINALKERAEKELEQATLEMERLDAERIEIKLDRERREREWAELNKSIEELKLQRHKLKQQRELLHADRKEIHAEIEELKKLGDLKAAVDNMMVAQMQCSIVELSRQKASERKTLKEQTVMQNSGSGSVKNRVIADNGNGFNSPMSKPDSASPSSARFSWIKRCRELIFKNAPDMAQMKPEERSLISDHEDVCLTSAGKLVLSHGCDGQKYKQYGRKPLGFDGEPKVTVEVPSEDEVLKGIHHLESGFEKSNAGKSLVSEEGIQAGRKRRVDSSPSRGTKKRRQTKDASVIQEEDCAHSVNSTEPNSLPDQPVSLSYDQSQGGADETNALVVDKITEILEETFEKKVVVDSSNLGNTDHLQDIVAESMQGIPQSGGMCSLASASGENGGSGDPVIVQEAHLGKVSQVTKPYQPMKDVSEGGTKLEDNVVPKLDENEKIGMRTRSKQKL; encoded by the exons ATGGCGAGTCCGATCACGCCGGGAAGCGGCAGGGCGTTGTCTATAATGCCGGGGTCTAGGGTTGTGAAGAGTCCTCTTAGTGACGAAACCATTTGGAAACGACTCAAGGAAGCTGGATTCGATGAGGAATCGATCAAGAAGAGAGATAAAGCTGCGCTTATTGCTTATATTGCAAAGCTTGAAGCTGAG CTCTTTGAGCACCAACACCACATGGGCCTTCTTATATTGGAGAGAAAGGAGCTTGCTTCCAAGTATGAACAAATTAAAGCCTCTGCTGAAGCAAGTGAGATAATGCAAAAGCGGGATCAAGCTGCACATGCATCTGCTCTTGCAGAAGCAAAAAAGCGAGAGGATGGTTTGAAGAAATCTTTAGGAGTTGAGAAAGAGTGCATAGCAAGC ATTGAGAAGGCATTGCATGAGATGCGTGCAGAATCTGCTGAAACTAAGGTTGCCGCTGAAAGTAGATTAGCTGAAGCGCGTATTATGATAGAGGATGCTCAGAAGAAGTTTGCAGAGGCTGAGGTAAAGTTTCATGCTGCAAAGTCCTTACAAACAGAAGCTAGCCTCTTTCAACGCACTGCTGAGAGAAAGCTCCAAGAAGTTGAAGCACGTGAAGAAGACCTTAGTAGACGTATTGTACTGTTCAAAAATGA TTGTGACACAAAGGAGAAGGAGATTACTCTTGAACGGCAATCACTGAGTGAGAGGCAGAAGATTATACAGCAAGAACATGAAAGACTACTTGATGGGCAAGCTTCTTTGAACCAGAGAGAGGAGTATATCTTTAGTAGAAGTCAAGAATTAAATCAACTGGAGAAGGAGTTGGAGGCATCAAGAGTGGATATTGAGCGGGAACATAAAGCTTTGAAGGATGAAAAATCCAAACTTGAGTTGACTTTAGCTTCTCTTTCAAAAAGAGAGGAG GCTATTACTGAGCGAGAAGTTCTGCTTAGCAAGAAAGAACAACAGCTGCTTGTTTCTCAAGAGAAACTTGCAAACAAGGAATCT GATGAAATTCGCAAGGCCATTGCTAGTCATGAAACTGTACTAAGAACCAAAAAATCTGAGTTTGAGGCTGAGCTTGAGATCAAGCGCAAAATGGCTGAAGATGGGATTGAAATGAAGAGACGGGCATGGGAGTTGAAGGAGATGGATATCAATCAAAGGGAAGATCTAATTCGTGAAAGAGAACATGATTTTGATGTTCGATCAAGGATATTAGCAGAGAAGGAGAAGGATGTGACTGAAAAGTCAAATCTCatagaggagagagaaaaaagtTTGAGTGGTTTTGAAAAGGAACTTGAGTTGAATAAAGttcttttagaaaaagaaaaggaagagatAAAGAAAATGAAACTTGAGCTTCAGAAGTCATTGTCTTCATTAGAAGATAAAAGAAACCAAGTTGATTGTGCAAAGGAGAAACTACTAGCCATGAGAAGTGAGACACATGAATTATcgaatttagaatcaaaactgaAGGAGGAACTTGATTTGGTTAGGGCACAAAAGTTGGAGCTGATGGCTAATGCAGATAGGTTACAAGTAGAGAAGGCCAAATTTGAAACTGAGTGGGAATTGATTGATGAAAAAAGAGAAGAGCTGAAGAAGGAAGCCATGCGTGTTCATGAGGAGAGAGAAGCAGTTTTGAAGTTTCTCAAGGATGAGCGTGATAGCTTGAGAAGAGAGCGTGATGTAATGCGAGAGAAGCATAACAAGGATGTTGAATCATTGAATCGTGAGAGAGAAGATTTCCTGAACAAGATGGTAAGTGAGCATTCTGATTGGTTCAACAGGATTCAACAAGAGCGTGCTGAATTGTTGCTGGGAATTGAAACCCAGAAGAGGGAGCTGGAGAATTTTATTGAGAAAAGGCGTGAAGAACTGGAAAGTTCTTTGAAGGAAAGAGAGGAAGCTTTTGAGCGAGAAAAGAGAACTCAATTTCAGCATATTAATGCTTTGAAGGAAAGAGCAGAGAAAGAGTTAGAACAAGCTACCTTAGAAATGGAAAGGCTTGATGCTGAGAGAATAGAGATCAAATTGGATCGTGAGCGAAGGGAAAGGGAGTGGGCAGAGTTGAACAAGTCTATTGAGGAGCTTAAGCTGCAAAGGCACAAATTGAAGCAGCAGAGGGAACTACTGCATGCTGATAGAAAAGAAATACATGCTGAGATTGAAGAGCTAAAAAAGTTGGGGGACTTGAAAGCTGCTGTGGATAATATGATGGTTGCTCAAATGCAATGCTCTATTGTAGAGCTTAGCCGGCAGAAAGCATCTGAAAGAAAGACTCTGAAAGAGCAAACTGTCATGCAAAATTCTGGATCCGGTTCAGTTAAAAATAGGGTCATTGCTGACAATGGCAATGGATTCAACTCGCCAATGTCAAAACCAGATAGTGCTTCTCCTAGCTCTGCCCGTTTCTCTTGGATTAAGCGCTGCAGAGAATTGATATTCAAAAATGCCCCTGACATGGCCCAAATGAAGCCAGAAGAAAGATCTTTGATCTCTGACCATGAAGATGTGTGTTTGACGTCAGCTGGAAAGTTGGTTTTAAGCCATGGGTGTGATGGGCAAAAATACAAGCAGTATGGAAGAAAGCCCTTGGGATTTGATGGGGAACCAAAAGTGACAGTGGAAGTGCCCTCAGAAGATGAGGTGCTCAAAGGAATTCATCATTTGGAATCTGGATTTGAAAAAAGCAATGCGGGAAAGTCTTTAGTATCTGAAGAAGGGATTCAAGCTGGAAGGAAAAGAAGAGTTGACAGCTCACCTTCACGTGGTACTAAAAAAAGGAGGCAAACAAAAGATGCTTCTGTAATTCAAGAAGAGGATTGTGCTCACAG TGTAAATTCAACTGAACCAAATTCGCTTCCAGATCAGCCTGTATCATTGTCATATGATCAGAGTCAAGGAGGAGCTGATGAGACTAATGCACTGGTTGTTGATAAAATAACAGAGATTTTGGAAGAGACTTTTGAAAAAAAGGTTGTAGTTGATTCTTCCAATCTAGGAAATACTGATCATTTGCAGGATATTGTAGCAGAATCAATGCAGGGTATTCCTCAAAGTGGAGGAATGTGCAGTCTTGCAAGTGCTTCAGGAGAGAATGGTGGATCTGGGGATCCAGTAATTGTTCAAGAAGCACATTTGGGGAAGGTTTCTCAAGTTACCAAGCCCTATCAG CCAATGAAAGACGTGTCAGAAGGAGGCACAAAGCTTGAAGACAACGTAGTTCCCAAACTAGATGAGAATGAGAAAATTGGAATGAGGACGAGGTCAAAGCAAAAGTTGTAG
- the LOC107911129 gene encoding uncharacterized protein has translation MAFANKIQIHGERLEDVTIIEKIIRSMTAKFNYIVCSIEESNDTELNRQDKEEQVLQVSSNNHSFSSKGGGRGKGKGRGNNTDNEREEEKEVSLLLACQVKEQVKEETNQNLWYLDTGCSNHMCGNKVAFSTLDESYYDSVKFRDNSKVSGMGKGQVIIQAKKESIQTISNILYVPDLKTNLLSLGQLQEKGYEIVIKNGECCIQDNKLGLISQVKMTANRIGLKTLKQKNMVTGLPQITPPSQICEECVVSKQHHNPFPKGKTWRAKKVLELVHSDICGQITLTSNGVETSFLMKINSGHGTQVPLENKYQQALMKKIAKKQVSPNNIMFQ, from the exons ATGGCCTTTGCAAATAAGATACAGATTCATGGTGAAAGACTGGAAGATGTTACCATTATTGAGAAGATTATTCGCTCTATGAcagcaaaatttaattatattgttTGTTCAATTGAAGAATCTAATGATACTG AACTGAACCGACAAGACAAAGAGGAGCAAGTTTTGCAAGTCTCATCCAACAATCATTCTTTTTCTTCCAAAGGTGGTGGTCGTGGCAAAGGAAAGGGCAGAGGCAACAACACAGACAATG aaagagaagaagaaaaagaagtctCTTTGTTATTGGCCTGCCAAGTAAAAGAGCAAGTGAAGGAGGAAACAAATCAGAATTTGTGGTACTTAGATACTGGGTGCAGCAACCATATGTGTGGCAATAAGGTAGCTTTCTCCACTCTAGATGAGTCATATTATGATTCGGTGAAATTCAGAGACAACTCTAAAGTCTCGGGTATGGGAAAAGGACAGGTGATTATCCAAGCCAAAAAGGAGTCTATTCAAACAATCTCCAATATCCTTTATGTTCCAGATTTGAAGACCAATCTTCTAAGTCTTGGCCAATTGCAAGAGAAGGGTTATGAGATTGTGATAAAGAATGGAGAGTGTTGCATTCAAGATAATAAATTGGGATTAATTTCCCAAGTTAAGATGACTGCAAACAGGAT TGGATTGAAGACTCTAAAACAAAAGAATATGGTGACAGGTCTTCCTCAAATTACACCTCCCTCTCAAATTTGTGAAGAATGTGTGGTTAGCAAACAACACCATAATCCATTTCCAAAAGGGAAAACATGGAGAGCAAAGAAGGTGTTGGAGCTTGTTCATTCCGACATTTGTGGACAAATAACTCTAACTTCCAATGGAG TCGAGACATCGTTTTTGATGAAAATCAATTCTGGTCATGGAACACAAGTACCACTAGAGAACAAATACCAACAAGCTTTGATGAAGAAAATAGCGAAGAAGCAAGTTAGCCCCAACAATATCATGTTCCAGTAG